In Streptomyces sclerotialus, one genomic interval encodes:
- a CDS encoding DMT family transporter, whose translation MEVESSQARPARPPVVPYLNLLVTMVMFGSAFASSKVVVAEMPHEVAAALRFGGGGLLLILLAVLLRRRSRPIGRAAAVRAGLAGLLGVTGYNLFFFWGLSLAPSLDGSVIVPVLSPVLTTAALILLRRETASWTRVTGLAVGAAGAVLFFLGLGGQAAGATRLAGDLVFVAGAGCWAAYSIVSKQFVAGIDPLRATAWGTGVGGLALIVLAIPGAASMPWQAVPGTAWANVVFLAVGPTAVAYLFYYRGLRSVSPSSATVMMFSVPVFGSFFSTVFLGESFSGIQLVGTLVMLGGALFAVAGHTLLRRRTVPERTSGSAARGRTEAEVG comes from the coding sequence ATGGAAGTTGAATCGTCACAAGCCCGTCCGGCGCGGCCCCCCGTCGTGCCGTATCTGAACCTGCTCGTCACCATGGTGATGTTCGGCAGCGCCTTCGCCAGTTCCAAGGTGGTCGTGGCGGAGATGCCGCACGAGGTCGCCGCCGCGCTCCGCTTCGGCGGCGGCGGACTGCTGCTGATCCTCCTGGCCGTACTGCTCCGCCGCCGCTCGCGGCCGATCGGCCGCGCCGCCGCCGTACGCGCCGGCCTGGCCGGGCTGCTCGGCGTGACCGGCTACAACCTCTTCTTCTTCTGGGGTCTCTCGCTCGCGCCCTCGCTCGACGGCAGCGTCATCGTCCCCGTCCTGAGCCCGGTCCTGACCACGGCCGCCCTGATCCTGCTGCGCCGGGAGACGGCGTCCTGGACGCGGGTCACCGGACTCGCGGTGGGCGCGGCGGGCGCCGTGCTCTTCTTCCTGGGCCTCGGCGGGCAGGCGGCCGGGGCGACGCGGCTGGCCGGCGACCTCGTCTTCGTGGCGGGAGCGGGCTGCTGGGCGGCCTACAGCATCGTCTCCAAGCAGTTCGTCGCCGGCATCGACCCGCTGCGCGCCACCGCGTGGGGCACGGGCGTCGGCGGCCTCGCCCTGATCGTGCTCGCGATACCGGGGGCGGCCTCCATGCCGTGGCAGGCGGTCCCCGGCACCGCGTGGGCCAACGTCGTCTTCCTCGCCGTCGGGCCGACCGCCGTCGCCTACCTCTTCTACTACCGCGGGCTGCGCAGCGTGAGCCCGTCGTCGGCGACCGTCATGATGTTCTCGGTCCCGGTGTTCGGCTCGTTCTTCTCGACCGTGTTCCTGGGCGAGTCGTTCAGCGGCATCCAGCTCGTCGGCACCCTGGTCATGCTGGGCGGGGCGCTGTTCGCGGTCGCCGGGCACACGCTGCTCCGCCGGCGTACCGTCCCGGAACGGACCTCCGGCAGCGCAGCGCGCGGCCGCACCGAGGCGGAGGTCGGCTGA
- a CDS encoding diaminopimelate decarboxylase, producing MTFTGVTGGGPERAARRERAVAAAVARGLVGPDEPIIGLLDVAGIRAGAAALRAAFAAVTDAPVLHAFAVKAAPLVPVLRLLHEAGIGAEVASPGELALARAAGVHPTHTVLDSPAKTPAELREALALGIAVNADNPQELARIDALVSSATTRSPLGLRVNAQVGAGSIEALSTATETSKFGVALRDEGARRWVVDAYRARPWLTRLHTHSGSQGVPLELMAQGVRAAYELAEEINAAVGQQQVDTVDIGGGLPVNFASEADDPTYEEYARVLKERVPGLLDGRYGLVTEFGRSLLAKHGTVLARVEYAKTSGGRPIAVTHAGVQVATRTVYAPEAWPLRIAAFDGDGLPKSGAELAQDVAGPACFAGDLLAENRTLPPLAQGDHVAVLDTGAYYFAHHYGYNSLARPAVYGFRDGPDGTVAFATVRKAQSLEDIVREAGGPERDALSQL from the coding sequence ATGACCTTCACGGGCGTGACCGGCGGTGGGCCGGAACGGGCCGCGCGGCGGGAGCGGGCCGTCGCGGCGGCGGTGGCGCGGGGGCTCGTCGGGCCCGACGAGCCGATCATCGGGCTGCTGGACGTGGCCGGCATCCGGGCGGGTGCCGCGGCGCTGCGGGCCGCGTTCGCCGCGGTCACCGACGCGCCGGTGCTGCACGCCTTCGCCGTCAAGGCGGCCCCGCTGGTCCCCGTGCTGCGGCTGCTGCACGAGGCGGGCATCGGCGCCGAGGTCGCGAGCCCGGGTGAGCTGGCGCTGGCCAGGGCGGCCGGGGTGCATCCCACGCACACGGTGCTGGACTCCCCCGCCAAGACCCCGGCCGAGCTGCGCGAGGCGCTCGCACTGGGTATCGCGGTCAACGCCGACAACCCGCAGGAGCTGGCCCGCATCGACGCGCTCGTCTCCTCGGCCACCACCCGGTCCCCGCTCGGCCTCCGGGTGAACGCGCAGGTCGGCGCGGGCAGCATCGAGGCGCTGTCCACGGCCACCGAGACCTCGAAGTTCGGTGTCGCGCTCCGTGACGAGGGCGCCCGGCGGTGGGTGGTCGACGCCTACCGCGCGCGGCCCTGGCTGACCCGGCTGCACACCCACTCCGGCTCCCAGGGCGTGCCGCTGGAGCTGATGGCGCAGGGGGTGCGGGCGGCGTACGAGCTGGCCGAGGAGATCAACGCCGCGGTGGGCCAGCAGCAGGTCGACACCGTGGACATCGGGGGCGGGCTCCCGGTGAACTTCGCCTCGGAGGCCGACGACCCCACGTACGAGGAGTACGCGCGGGTTCTGAAGGAGCGGGTGCCGGGGCTGCTGGACGGCCGGTACGGCCTGGTCACCGAGTTCGGCCGGTCGCTGCTGGCCAAGCACGGCACGGTGCTGGCGCGGGTGGAGTACGCCAAGACCTCCGGCGGCCGGCCGATCGCCGTCACCCATGCGGGGGTGCAGGTCGCCACGCGTACGGTCTACGCGCCCGAGGCCTGGCCGCTGCGGATCGCCGCGTTCGACGGCGACGGGCTCCCCAAGAGCGGCGCGGAGCTCGCGCAGGACGTGGCGGGCCCGGCCTGCTTCGCGGGCGACCTGCTGGCCGAGAACCGCACGCTGCCGCCGCTGGCGCAGGGCGACCACGTGGCGGTGCTGGACACCGGTGCGTACTATTTCGCCCACCACTACGGGTACAACAGCCTGGCCAGGCCCGCCGTGTACGGCTTCCGCGACGGACCGGACGGCACGGTCGCCTTCGCCACCGTACGGAAGGCCCAGTCCCTGGAGGACATCGTGCGGGAGGCCGGCGGCCCGGAGCGGGACGCGCTGTCGCAGCTCTGA
- a CDS encoding roadblock/LC7 domain-containing protein, whose protein sequence is MTTEADALGELIRLRARVPQLTGALAASTDGLVLAHDTAGAEAESVAALTAAALGVALRLAEATGQGDFRELLIRGEEGYVATYAAGSSAVLTLLAEPRINVGRLHLEARRSSARIGEVVDSALERLENT, encoded by the coding sequence ATGACGACGGAAGCCGACGCGCTCGGCGAACTGATCAGACTGCGCGCCCGCGTGCCGCAGCTGACCGGTGCCCTCGCGGCCAGCACCGACGGACTCGTCCTGGCCCACGACACCGCCGGCGCCGAAGCGGAGAGCGTCGCCGCGCTGACCGCAGCGGCGCTCGGCGTCGCCCTCCGGCTGGCCGAGGCGACCGGCCAGGGCGACTTCCGCGAGCTGCTGATACGCGGCGAGGAGGGCTACGTCGCGACCTACGCGGCGGGCTCGTCGGCCGTCCTGACGCTGCTCGCCGAACCGCGCATCAACGTCGGCCGGCTCCACCTGGAGGCCCGCCGGTCCAGCGCGCGCATCGGCGAAGTGGTCGACAGCGCTCTGGAACGTCTGGAGAACACCTGA
- a CDS encoding 4'-phosphopantetheinyl transferase family protein: protein MATRLFRVPGVLALPRPPRALALPWETWHADARHEHRHAARHAPLLLDEEERRRAAAFRLDRDRDTYLTAHVALRLLLAQLLGGPPDAVPLARLPCAGCGGPHGKPVLAGRPAVHFSLSHSGPHVLIALAPRPVGADIEGVPPPERVHDVAQVLHPAERDHLAGTSAEERPGAFARLWTRKEAYLKATGAGLHRPLHLDDLSDGARHPDGWRIVDLAAPAGHRAALAVARPHAP from the coding sequence GTGGCGACGCGGCTCTTCCGGGTCCCGGGCGTGCTTGCCCTGCCACGCCCGCCGCGCGCGCTCGCCCTGCCCTGGGAGACCTGGCACGCCGACGCCCGGCACGAACACCGGCACGCCGCCCGCCACGCGCCGCTGCTCCTCGACGAGGAGGAGCGGCGGCGCGCCGCGGCCTTCCGCCTCGACCGGGACCGCGACACCTACCTCACCGCGCACGTCGCCCTCCGCCTCCTGCTCGCGCAATTGCTCGGCGGCCCTCCCGACGCGGTACCGCTGGCCCGGCTGCCCTGCGCCGGGTGCGGCGGGCCGCACGGCAAGCCGGTGCTCGCCGGCCGGCCGGCGGTGCACTTCTCGCTCTCCCACAGCGGCCCGCACGTGCTGATCGCGCTCGCGCCGCGCCCCGTGGGCGCCGACATCGAGGGGGTGCCGCCCCCGGAGCGGGTGCACGACGTCGCCCAGGTGCTGCACCCCGCCGAACGGGACCACCTCGCGGGCACGAGCGCCGAGGAACGGCCGGGCGCCTTCGCCCGCCTGTGGACCCGTAAGGAGGCCTACCTCAAGGCCACCGGCGCCGGGCTGCACCGCCCGCTGCACCTGGACGACCTCAGCGACGGCGCCCGTCACCCGGACGGCTGGCGGATCGTGGACCTGGCGGCGCCCGCCGGCCACCGCGCCGCTCTTGCCGTCGCACGTCCGCATGCCCCGTGA
- a CDS encoding SDR family oxidoreductase produces MDLGLTGRTALVCSSTGGIGEAIARALAAEGADTVVCGRRGERAAEIAAELPSAVGVAADLLAEGGPARLYDATVEAFGAPDVLVLNGPGPRPAPASALGVPDAEDALNALLHQHIRLVSRALPAMRERGWGRILAVGSSGITAPLPNLALSNLGRAALAGYLKTLAAEVAADGVTVNLLLPGRIRTDRTAAVDAANAERSGRSVTEVERASAASIPARRYGRPDEFAAAAAFLCSAPASYITGTALRCDGGLVRGL; encoded by the coding sequence ATGGATCTCGGACTCACCGGCCGTACCGCGCTGGTCTGTTCGTCGACGGGCGGGATCGGCGAGGCGATCGCCCGAGCGCTGGCCGCCGAGGGCGCCGACACGGTGGTCTGCGGCCGCCGGGGCGAACGCGCGGCGGAGATCGCCGCGGAGCTGCCGAGCGCCGTCGGCGTGGCGGCCGACCTGCTCGCCGAGGGCGGCCCGGCACGGCTGTACGACGCGACGGTCGAGGCGTTCGGCGCACCCGACGTCCTCGTACTGAACGGGCCGGGCCCCCGGCCCGCGCCGGCCTCGGCGCTCGGCGTCCCTGACGCCGAGGACGCGCTGAACGCCCTGCTCCACCAGCACATCCGGCTGGTCTCGCGGGCCCTGCCGGCCATGCGCGAGCGGGGCTGGGGCCGCATCCTGGCGGTCGGCTCCAGCGGGATCACCGCGCCGCTGCCGAACCTCGCGCTCTCCAACCTCGGCCGCGCGGCCCTGGCCGGCTACCTCAAGACGCTGGCCGCCGAGGTCGCGGCGGACGGCGTGACCGTCAACCTGCTGCTGCCCGGCCGGATCAGGACCGACCGCACCGCGGCGGTCGACGCCGCGAACGCCGAACGCTCGGGCCGTTCGGTCACCGAGGTGGAACGGGCATCGGCCGCGTCGATCCCGGCCCGGCGCTACGGCCGCCCCGACGAGTTCGCCGCGGCCGCCGCGTTCCTGTGCAGCGCCCCCGCCTCGTACATCACCGGGACCGCGCTGCGCTGCGACGGCGGTCTCGTGCGCGGGCTGTGA
- a CDS encoding APC family permease, translating into MTDTTMPGSTAPPEETGLKRAIGPKLLILFVIGDILGTGIYATTGKVAGKVGGALWLPFVIGFVVAILTAASYVELVGKYPKAAGAALYTQKAFKVPFLTFIVAFMVMCSGLSSASAAARAFGGDYLAEFTDAVPPTVVAILFVLALAALNLRGVSESVKANVVLTLVEVTGLLIILAIGAYAVLTGDGEPARLTDFEASGSGGYALLTGVLGATALGFFAFVGFEDSVNMAEETRDPVRTFPRAIFIGVGVTGTVYVLVALVSSLLVDHRTLEKSSGPLLEVVKAGGLDFPPQLFALIALFAVTNSALINIMMASRLCYGMANERILPKAMGRVLARRRTPVAGIVFVSLLAVGLVTTGEIEGLGDTTAFLLLCVFAVVNIAVLVLRKDRVAHQHFRTPTVLPVLGAITALVLASPLADRPLDVYVRAGVLLLIGVALWAVNKIVMKARGED; encoded by the coding sequence ATGACGGACACCACCATGCCGGGCTCCACCGCACCACCCGAAGAGACCGGTCTCAAGCGCGCCATCGGCCCGAAACTGCTGATCCTCTTCGTGATCGGCGACATCCTCGGCACCGGGATCTACGCCACCACCGGCAAGGTCGCGGGCAAGGTCGGCGGCGCGCTGTGGCTGCCGTTCGTGATCGGCTTCGTCGTGGCGATCCTGACGGCGGCCTCGTACGTCGAGCTGGTCGGCAAGTATCCCAAGGCGGCCGGCGCCGCGCTCTACACCCAGAAGGCGTTCAAGGTCCCCTTCCTGACCTTCATCGTGGCGTTCATGGTGATGTGCTCGGGGCTGTCCTCGGCGAGCGCGGCGGCCCGCGCGTTCGGCGGCGACTACCTCGCCGAGTTCACCGACGCGGTGCCGCCGACGGTCGTCGCGATCCTCTTCGTCCTGGCGCTCGCGGCGCTCAACCTGCGCGGCGTCTCGGAGTCCGTGAAGGCGAACGTCGTGCTGACGCTGGTCGAGGTGACCGGGCTGCTCATCATCCTGGCGATCGGCGCGTACGCCGTCCTCACCGGTGACGGGGAGCCGGCGCGGCTGACCGACTTCGAGGCGTCGGGGAGCGGCGGGTACGCGCTGCTGACCGGCGTGCTGGGCGCGACCGCGCTCGGGTTCTTCGCGTTCGTCGGCTTCGAGGACTCGGTGAACATGGCCGAGGAGACCCGGGACCCGGTCCGCACCTTCCCGCGCGCCATCTTCATCGGCGTGGGCGTGACCGGCACGGTCTACGTCCTGGTCGCACTCGTCTCGTCGCTCCTGGTGGACCACCGCACGCTGGAGAAGTCCAGCGGACCGCTGCTGGAGGTGGTCAAGGCCGGCGGGCTGGACTTCCCGCCGCAGCTCTTCGCGCTGATCGCGCTGTTCGCCGTCACCAACTCGGCGCTGATCAACATCATGATGGCCTCGCGGCTCTGCTACGGCATGGCCAACGAGCGCATCCTGCCCAAGGCCATGGGCCGCGTCCTGGCCCGGCGCCGCACCCCCGTCGCCGGCATCGTCTTCGTCTCGCTGCTGGCCGTCGGCCTGGTGACCACCGGCGAGATCGAGGGGCTGGGCGACACCACGGCGTTCCTGCTGCTGTGCGTCTTCGCGGTGGTCAACATCGCGGTACTGGTGCTGCGCAAGGACCGGGTGGCGCACCAGCACTTCCGTACGCCGACGGTGCTGCCGGTGCTCGGCGCGATCACCGCTCTGGTCCTCGCCAGTCCGCTGGCCGACCGGCCCCTCGACGTCTACGTACGGGCCGGCGTGCTGCTGCTGATCGGCGTGGCCCTGTGGGCGGTGAACAAGATCGTCATGAAGGCGCGGGGCGAGGACTGA